Genomic segment of Streptococcus pneumoniae:
AAAGCGAGTCGGCAGCCCAAAGCGAAACTTACTCAAATAATCAATCCATTTGTCATCTCCGATTTTTTGCTGCAAAATCGTCATCCCAACGTTACTAGAATGCGAAAAGCCTTGTGGGAAAGTAGCTGTCAGAGGCACTGAGATATTACCAGAGTTGACATCCCAGTCACGAATAACCGCATCTGCAATCTTAAGTTCCGAACGGTCATAGTATTCATCAGCTGAAAAGGTTCCATTATCAATAGCTGACGCCATGGTCATGACCTTCATGGTCGAACCTGGCTCATACTGAGTCTGATAAAGAGCACTGCTTGAAGCTGTATTATTTAACTCTTCTAGCCCTTCTTTGGTATCAGGGTCAAAGGTCGGACGTTGTGTTGTTGCAAGAATCTCTCCTGTTTTTGCACTGACCAGTGTCGCACTGGCAAAGCGCCCCTTGACATTTTCTTGAAGCAAGTCCATACGGGTTTCAAGTAAAGTCTGTAAATCCGCAGACAGAGTCGTATAAACATCTTTTCCATCCTCTGTCTTGACCGACACCTGATCAGAACCTGGAATGATATTACCAGCCCTATCTTTTTCATAGGTGACAACGCCATCTGTTCCTGCCAAGATACTATTCATAGCTGCCTCAATGCCTGTCTGACCGACGAGAGTCTTACTGCCGTCTTCATTTTCCTGCAGCTGAGCAAGCCCTACTAATAAAGAGGCAAAATTCCCATTTTTATAGCTACGATTTGGACTGGTTGTAAAGGCAACCCCTTTGATCTTTGCTTTTTCCAATTCTTCCTTAATCGCACTCATATTGCTAAAGGTGATGCCATTTCCCTTCGCACCAAAGGAAACTTGCTGCAAGCCTTTTTGAGATAGCTGGCTTTTTACATAGTCTTTTTCCAAACCAAGGTAGTTATGAAAGACTTCTGCCACCTTGTCAAATTGCGACTCCTCAACATATAGGATCTCACCTGTTGCAGACTTATACTCTTTATTGATAATAGCATAGACATTATAAGACGTCGCATCTTCGGCAATCGGAAGACCATTTCGGTCGAAAATCGTTCCTCTCTTGGCGGGGATTTTAACCTCCACCTGATGGACTTTTTTAGCCCCTTCTGCCAAATTCACCCCGAACTTTTGATCCGTTCCAATGATAATGGCAAAGTTAATCAGAAAGACTAAAAAGAGAAAGATGGTCAACAGACTAAGACTCTTCCCCACTTGCCGCCTGTTTTCAGCAGGATTTTTTCGATTTTTTAAAGAATGTCTGAGAATTCTTTGCTTCCATTTATCCATACTTATTCCACCGTTTTAATATGTGCATTGGTTCGTGACATTTCTTTTGAATCTGCCAATTTTGACAAGCGCTCCATCCGGCTCAATTCATTGACTTCTTGCTTGGCATCATCTAGCTCTGTCTGCTTGACATTGATTTCTGCATTGACCTCAGTCAAATCACGTTGCACTTGCAACAATCTTGTCTGCATAAAAACAATCGAAACGGCCACAACAAGGGCTGTTAGGATAATGGATCCGTAGAAAAATTTCTCTGTCCTAGAAAATTGCTGGATTCGTGCTTGAAAGGCACGACTATTTCTTCTATCTGACATATCTCTCTCATTTCTGTATTTTTTTCGCCACGCGCAATTTCGCCGAATGAGCACGGTTATTGGCTGCTAGCTCGGCTTCACTTGGCAAAATCGGCTTTCTATTGACCAATTCTAGCTTGGGTTTCAAATCATCAGGAATAAAAGGAAGCCCTTTTGGCACATCGACCGTTGACGCCTCTTTAAATAGCTGCTTGGTCAAGCGATCTTCCAAGGAATGAAAGGTAATAACCGAAATCCGCCCATCTAAGGCAAGCAAGTCAATGGCTTGTTGGATAGAGTCGTCTGCTGCACCCAGCTCGTCATTGACCTCAATACGAATCGCTTGGAAAATCTGCTTGGCTGGATGTCCCTTTTTCTTTAATTCCTTAGCTGGCTTAGCTGATTTAATCACTTCTGCTAGCTCAGTCGTCGTTTCAATCGGCTTTTCACTTCGAACTTGCTCGATTTTTCGTGCAATTTGCTTGGAGAATTTATCCTCGCCATACTTAAAGAAAATCCGCACCAAATCATGGTAATCATAGCGATTCACAACCTCATAAGCCGTTAGTGACGCCGTTTGATCCATCCGCATATCAAGGGGGGCATCTTTTTTATACGAAAATCCGCGTTCTCGCTCATCTAGCTGAGGACTCGAGACTCCTAAATCATAGCAAATCCCATCAATCTCTTCTACACCTTGCTCCTGCAAGCGTGCTTTTAGATGACGGAAATTATCCTTAATAAAGGTAACCATGCCTTTTTCAATATAGGGTGCCAAGCGTTTTTGGGCATTCAAAATAGCCG
This window contains:
- the pbp2X gene encoding penicillin-binding protein PBP2X — its product is MDKWKQRILRHSLKNRKNPAENRRQVGKSLSLLTIFLFLVFLINFAIIIGTDQKFGVNLAEGAKKVHQVEVKIPAKRGTIFDRNGLPIAEDATSYNVYAIINKEYKSATGEILYVEESQFDKVAEVFHNYLGLEKDYVKSQLSQKGLQQVSFGAKGNGITFSNMSAIKEELEKAKIKGVAFTTSPNRSYKNGNFASLLVGLAQLQENEDGSKTLVGQTGIEAAMNSILAGTDGVVTYEKDRAGNIIPGSDQVSVKTEDGKDVYTTLSADLQTLLETRMDLLQENVKGRFASATLVSAKTGEILATTQRPTFDPDTKEGLEELNNTASSSALYQTQYEPGSTMKVMTMASAIDNGTFSADEYYDRSELKIADAVIRDWDVNSGNISVPLTATFPQGFSHSSNVGMTILQQKIGDDKWIDYLSKFRFGLPTRFGMDYEGFGQLPVDNQVSIAMSAFGQGISVTQVQMLRAFSAVANNGVMIEPKFISAIQDSKSGAVRKSESEIVGHPVSKKAAEETRKYMINVGTDPYFGTVFDKTNGVPVVRVGEYNVAVKSGTAQIAAENGGGYLTGATDYINSLVAMVPAEDPEFILYATEQQTEHFFQSVEWAVLFNPILEEAMAMKDSLNLTSTPPILDQATKEMTYKMPSTKDGKQDISPGAFSAELRRNLVQPIVLGIGKKIKKLSVETGQNLKANQQVLILTNDFTEMPDMYGWTKKNVEIFGEWLGIEVSFKGKGTRVVDQSVKVNATMKKIKELTVTLGD
- the ftsL gene encoding cell division protein FtsL, which encodes MSDRRNSRAFQARIQQFSRTEKFFYGSIILTALVVAVSIVFMQTRLLQVQRDLTEVNAEINVKQTELDDAKQEVNELSRMERLSKLADSKEMSRTNAHIKTVE
- the rsmH gene encoding 16S rRNA (cytosine(1402)-N(4))-methyltransferase RsmH yields the protein MINEFHHVTVLLHETIDQLAVKPDGIYVDATLGGAGHSEYLLSQLSEKGHLYAFDQDETAILNAQKRLAPYIEKGMVTFIKDNFRHLKARLQEQGVEEIDGICYDLGVSSPQLDERERGFSYKKDAPLDMRMDQTASLTAYEVVNRYDYHDLVRIFFKYGEDKFSKQIARKIEQVRSEKPIETTTELAEVIKSAKPAKELKKKGHPAKQIFQAIRIEVNDELGAADDSIQQAIDLLALDGRISVITFHSLEDRLTKQLFKEASTVDVPKGLPFIPDDLKPKLELVNRKPILPSEAELAANNRAHSAKLRVAKKIQK